The Xiphophorus couchianus chromosome 14, X_couchianus-1.0, whole genome shotgun sequence genome includes a region encoding these proteins:
- the serpine1 gene encoding plasminogen activator inhibitor 1 has translation MPTVQKDRLVQFFRVKQQQQHQTSPVFFLNPSQSMICVSIFVLLALSSGALGSLQDKQTDFGLKVFSQLATDAADTNLAFSPYGMASIMAMAQLGANGNTQRALTAAMGFSLQGRGMPRQQRLLQLDLASEDGVEIASGVMVERKMSLEKRFRRALAKTFQTHPHQMDFTKPEQAVSIINAWVSDHTAGAIPEFLSSGSLDDETRLVFLNALHFQRLWKVPFDPKLTQERMFHCANGSTVPVHMMKLTDLFNYGEFVTADGVDYDVIEVPYEGDSLSMLLVSPFEPEIPLSVLSADLSSQKIQQWRSELRKVNRQLALPRFSLNSDINMKSALLKMGLGGMFNLATADFTRITSDERLCISKVLQRVKIEVDERGTKGASATAAVMFSRMAVQEITLDRPFLFLIQHKQTGAILFMGQLNQPQQ, from the exons ATGCCTACAGTACAAAAAGACAGATTGGTCCAGTTCTTCAgagtgaagcagcagcagcagcatcagacatctccagttttctttctgaatcCAAGCCAAAG CATGATCTGTGTGAGCATATTTGTGTTGCTGGCCCTCAGCAGTGGGGCCCTGGGGTCTCTGCAAGATAAGCAGACAGACTTCGGACTGAAGGTTTTCTCTCAGCTCGCTACGGACGCTGCAGACACAAACCTGGCATTCTCCCCTTATGGCATGGCGAGCATTATGGCCATGGCTCAGCTTGGCGCGAATGGAAACACACAAAGGGCCTTGACTGCAGCTATGGGCTTTTCTCTACAAG GGCGAGGAATGCCTCGGCAGCAGCGCCTCCTGCAACTCGATCTGGCGAGTGAGGATGGGGTGGAGATAGCCAGCGGGGTGATGGTGGAGCGGAAGATGAGTCTGGAGAAGCGATTCCGCCGGGCCCTCGCCAAGACCTTCCAGACTCACCCCCACCAGATGGATTTCACCAAACCAGAACAGGCTGTCAGCATTATCAATGCGTGGGTCTCAGATCACACTGCAG GTGCCATCCCAGAGTTCTTGTCCTCTGGATCCCTGGACGATGAGACGCGGCTGGTCTTCCTTAATGCTCTCCACTTCCAGCGCCTATGGAAAGTTCCCTTTGACCCCAAACTAACACAGGAGAGAATGTTCCATTGTGCCAATGGCAGCACTGTTCCTGTGCACATGATGAAACTCACGGACCTCTTCAACTATG GTGAATTTGTAACTGCTGATGGGGTGGATTACGATGTGATAGAGGTACCATATGAGGGCGACTCACTGAGTATGCTCCTGGTATCACCCTTCGAGCCTGAAATTCCTCTGAGTGTCCTCAGTGCAGATCTGAGCAGCCAGAAGATTCAGCAGTGGAGGTCAGAGCTGAGGAAGGTCAACAGACAGCTGGCTCTCCCCAG GTTTTCTCTAAACTCTGACATAAATATGAAGAGTGCTCTACTTAAAATGGGACTTGGAGGCATGTTCAACCTGGCTACTGCTGACTTTACACGGATAACAT cTGATGAGAGGCTTTGCATTTCAAAAGTGCTGCAGAGGGTGAAGATTGAGGTGGATGAGCGTGGAACCAAGGGAGCATCAGCAACAG